In one Lolium rigidum isolate FL_2022 chromosome 3, APGP_CSIRO_Lrig_0.1, whole genome shotgun sequence genomic region, the following are encoded:
- the LOC124694662 gene encoding zinc finger CCCH domain-containing protein 48-like: MVAGGVCALNIVPEETWLNHQQRLALLCLSMTIQCSISIPIATFLHGGRAAPSLPPAASPQLSRGNPGTSRDAPAPICRYWKSGHCSRKPCRFLHGDPAAPAARKKRNNTWVNTSSQIPSPSPTTTNAAVPSVPPPPTTNRHAEQGRQVPPPPKRHAEQEEQAPPPPKRGCRAQEQEEEPGGGGGAWCAGEGIRGVARLEGHAKAITGVAVPEGSGTLFSGSLDGTVRAWDCGTGKCVHVAPAHEDEVGRLIAMGPWVLVGVRGAVKALHTGSGKELQLRLPAGVQITTLLAEDDERLFAGAEDGAIYIWRLDREHQRFDEVAALTGHEGHAVASLAQGKGALYSGSADGGIKVWDLETRRCILSFAGHVSRITALLCWDRFLLSSSDDGTVKVWRSKPDHGDDDLELEVHYTHKEEGQRVVSMDGTHDANKKPVLLVARGDGVVRVYDLPSFKRRGQIRCDGEVTAMSLRTPGMVFTGNESGEIRVAKWAPAGGAAAEAQA; the protein is encoded by the exons ATGGTGGCTGGGGGTGTATGCGCGCTCAACATCGTACCCGAGGAAACAT GGTTAAATCACCAGCAGCGCTTGGCCCTCCTCTGCTTGAGCATGACTATCCAGTGTTCGAT ATCGATCCCGATCGCCACCTTCCTCCATGGCGGCCGTGCAGCGCCTTCCCTCCCGCCCGCCGCCTCTCCTCAGCTGAGCCGCGGCAACCCCGGTACTTCGCGCGACGCGCCGGCGCCCATCTGCCGCTACTGGAAGTCCGGACACTGCAGCCGGAAACCCTGCCGGTTCCTCCACGGCGATCCGGCGGCGCCCGCCGCCCGCAAGAAGCGCAACAACACCTGGGTCAACACTTCCTCCCAAATCCCCAGCCCAAGCCCCACAACCACCAATGCCGCGGTTCCTtcggtcccgccgccgccgacgacgaatCGCCACGCGGAGCAGGGCCGGCAGGTGCCGCCGCCTCCGAAGCGCCACGCGGAGCAGGAAGAgcaggcgccgccgcctccgaagCGCGGCTGCCGcgcccaagaacaagaagaagaacccggtggcggcggcggcgcgtggtgcGCTGGCGAGGGCATCCGCGGCGTGGCGCGGCTCGAGGGCCACGCCAAGGCGATCACCGGCGTCGCGGTGCCGGAAGGGTCGGGCACGCTGTTCTCCGGCAGCCTGGACGGCACGGTGCGCGCCTGGGACTGCGGCACCGGGAAGTGCGTTCACGTCGCGCCGGCCCACGAAGACGAGGTGGGCCGCCTGATCGCCATGGGCCCGTGGGTGCTCGTCGGGGTGCGCGGCGCCGTAAAGGCGCTCCACACGGGGAGCGGCAAGGAACTCCAGCTGCGGCTGCCCGCCGGCGTACAGATTACTACCCTGCTCGCCGAGGATGACGAGCGCCTCTTCGCCGGCGCGGAGGACGGCGCCATCTACATTTGGAGGCTAGACCGAGAACACCAGCGCTTCGACGAGGTTGCCGCGCTCACCGGCCACGAGGGGCACGCCGTCGCGTCGCTCGCGCAGGGGAAGGGCGCGCTCTACTCCGGCTCGGCGGACGGCGGCATCAAGGTCTGGGACCTCGAGACCCGCCGGTGCATCCTCAGCTTCGCCGGCCACGTGTCCAGGATCACCGCGCTGCTGTGCTGGGACCGGTTCCTGCTCTCCTCGTCCGACGACGGCACCGTGAAGGTCTGGAGATCGAAGCCAGATCACGGCGACGACGACCTCGAGCTCGAGGTGCACTACACTCACAAGGAAGAAGGCCAGCGAGTGGTCAGCATGGATGGGACGCACGACGCCAACAAGAAGCCCGTGCTGCTCGTCGCGCGCGGTGATGGCGTTGTCCGTGTCTACGACCTCCCATCATTCAAGAGAAGAGGGCAGATTCGCTGCGATGGCGAGGTCACGGCAATGTCGCTCAGGACACCCGGCATGGTCTTCACCGGAAACGAGTCCGGCGAGATCAGAGTGGCTAAGTGGGCGCCTGCTGGCGGTGCAGCAGCTGAAGCACAAGCTTGA